One Pseudomonas muyukensis DNA segment encodes these proteins:
- a CDS encoding c-type cytochrome, whose protein sequence is MNQIKKMLAVPAAVFALWAMSATAATNDDIAKRLEPVGQVCVQGQECKGMEVAATAGGGAAKTPDEIIAKHCNACHGTGLLNAPKIGDTAAWKERADHQGGLDGILAKAITGINAMPPKGTCADCSDDDLKGAIKKMSGL, encoded by the coding sequence GTGAACCAAATCAAGAAGATGCTGGCCGTACCAGCAGCTGTATTCGCCCTTTGGGCAATGAGCGCAACCGCTGCAACCAACGACGACATCGCCAAGCGGCTCGAGCCGGTGGGCCAGGTGTGCGTGCAGGGCCAGGAATGCAAGGGCATGGAAGTGGCCGCCACTGCCGGCGGTGGCGCTGCCAAGACGCCGGACGAGATCATCGCCAAGCACTGCAACGCTTGCCATGGCACTGGCCTGCTGAATGCGCCCAAGATCGGCGACACCGCAGCCTGGAAAGAGCGCGCCGACCACCAGGGCGGCCTCGACGGCATCCTGGCCAAGGCCATTACCGGGATCAACGCCATGCCACCGAAAGGCACCTGCGCGGACTGCTCGGACGATGACCTCAAAGGTGCGATCAAGAAGATGTCGGGCCTGTGA
- the alr gene encoding alanine racemase, whose protein sequence is MRPARALIDLQALRHNYRLARELTGAKALAVVKADAYGHGAVRCALALETEADGFAVACIEEALELRAAGIKAPVLLLEGFFEAGELALIAEHDLWCVVHSLWQLEAIEKSQVHKPLTLWLKLDTGMHRVGIHPKDYHDAYQRLLASGKVSRIVLMSHFARADELDAAATEAQVAVFEAARQGLAAECSLRNSPAVLGWPNIKSDWVRPGIMLYGATPFEVAQAEAARLQPVMTLQSRIISLRELPAGEPVGYGAKFISPRPTRVGVVAMGYADGYPRQAPTGTPVVVAGKRTQLIGRVSMDMLCVDLTEVPEATVGSPVELWGKQVLASDVALQAGTIPYQIFCNLKRVPLDYIGE, encoded by the coding sequence ATGCGCCCCGCCCGTGCCCTGATCGATCTCCAAGCCCTCCGTCACAACTACCGCCTGGCCCGTGAGCTGACCGGTGCCAAGGCCCTGGCGGTGGTCAAGGCCGACGCCTATGGCCATGGCGCGGTGCGTTGCGCCCTGGCCCTGGAAACCGAGGCCGACGGCTTTGCCGTGGCCTGCATCGAGGAAGCCCTGGAATTGCGCGCGGCGGGCATCAAGGCCCCGGTGCTGCTGCTCGAGGGTTTCTTCGAGGCCGGCGAGCTGGCGCTGATCGCCGAGCATGACCTGTGGTGCGTGGTGCATTCGCTGTGGCAGCTCGAAGCGATCGAGAAAAGCCAGGTGCACAAGCCGCTGACCCTCTGGCTGAAGCTGGACACCGGCATGCATCGGGTCGGCATTCACCCCAAGGACTACCACGACGCCTACCAGCGCCTGCTGGCCAGCGGCAAGGTTTCGCGCATCGTGCTGATGAGCCACTTTGCCCGCGCCGATGAGCTGGACGCCGCCGCCACCGAGGCGCAGGTTGCGGTGTTCGAGGCCGCGCGTCAGGGCCTGGCCGCCGAGTGCAGCCTGCGCAACTCGCCGGCCGTGCTCGGCTGGCCGAACATCAAGAGCGACTGGGTGCGCCCGGGCATCATGCTCTACGGCGCCACCCCGTTCGAGGTCGCGCAGGCCGAGGCGGCCCGCCTGCAGCCGGTGATGACCCTGCAATCGCGGATCATCAGCCTGCGCGAGCTGCCCGCCGGTGAACCGGTGGGCTATGGCGCCAAGTTCATCAGCCCGCGCCCGACCCGGGTTGGCGTGGTCGCCATGGGCTACGCCGATGGCTACCCGCGCCAGGCGCCAACCGGCACCCCGGTGGTGGTGGCCGGCAAACGCACCCAGTTGATCGGGCGGGTGTCGATGGACATGCTCTGCGTCGACCTCACCGAGGTGCCCGAGGCCACGGTCGGCAGCCCGGTCGAGCTGTGGGGCAAGCAGGTGCTGGCCAGCGACGTGGCGCTGCAGGCCGGGACCATTCCGTACCAGATCTTCTGCAATCTCAAGCGCGTGCCACTGGACTATATCGGCGAATAA
- a CDS encoding cupin domain-containing protein, which yields MDVGERLQAIRKLKGLSQRELAKRAGVTNSTISMIEKNSVSPSISSLRKVLSGIPMSMVEFFSVELAPESPTQIVYKAHELIDISDGAVTMKLVGKSHPNRAIAFLTEVYPPGADTGAEMLTHDGEETGILLEGRLELVVGTEIFILEAGDSYYFESTRPHRFRNPFAEPARLISAATPSNF from the coding sequence TTGGACGTCGGTGAACGACTGCAAGCCATCCGCAAGCTCAAGGGCCTGTCCCAGCGCGAACTCGCCAAGCGCGCGGGGGTGACCAACAGCACCATCTCGATGATCGAGAAGAACAGCGTGAGCCCGTCGATCAGCTCCCTGCGCAAGGTGCTCAGTGGCATCCCCATGTCCATGGTCGAGTTCTTCTCGGTGGAGCTGGCGCCGGAAAGCCCGACCCAGATCGTCTACAAGGCCCATGAGCTGATCGACATCTCCGACGGCGCGGTGACCATGAAGCTGGTCGGCAAGTCGCACCCCAACCGCGCCATCGCGTTTCTGACCGAGGTCTACCCGCCCGGCGCCGACACCGGCGCGGAAATGCTCACCCATGATGGTGAAGAAACGGGCATCCTCCTCGAAGGCCGCCTGGAGCTGGTGGTCGGCACCGAGATATTCATTCTCGAAGCCGGCGACAGCTACTACTTCGAAAGCACCCGCCCGCACCGTTTCCGCAATCCGTTCGCCGAGCCGGCCCGGCTGATCAGCGCCGCCACCCCGTCGAACTTTTGA